The genome window GCGCTATTGGAGCATTTCCGGCGGTGGTGAAGGGGCGAACGCACCGGCCATCGACCAATCTCGGCCGTTGAACGCATTCAATCGCAGCAGCCTGCGCGTACGTCAGGGCAGGGGGGTCGTGCTGGAAAATACCGGCTACTGGGGCATGAACTTGGTCGCCGGCGAGACCTACACTTTCCGGATCGCCGCGCGAGGCGACTCCGACCTCCAAGGATCCCTGAAGGTCGAGCTCCGTGACGCCGCCGATGGTGTGGTCGCCTCCGGCAATCTCGCTCTCAACTCCAAGGGCCATGCGTGGAATCAATACTCGCTCAAGCTCGTGCCGTCCCGGACCGCCGCCTCCGGCAAGCTGCGACTCTCCCTGTCCGGCAACGGCGATGTGTTTCTCGACATGATCTCGCTGAAGCCCAAGCGGACCTGGAAGGGGCATGGTCTGCGCGTGGACCTCGCCGAGTCTATGGATGCGCTCAAGCCGGCCTTCTTCCGATTCCCCGGTGGATGCTGGGTCGAGGGCGATGAACTCGCCGGTGCTTTTCAATGGAAAAACACCATTGGCGATGTCGCCTCCCGCACCACCCAGCAAAACCTCTGGGACTACGTTTCCACGAACGGCCTCGGCTACCACGAATATCTGCAATTGTCCGAGGACCTCGGTGCCGAGCCCGTGTTCTGCATCAATGTCGGTATGGCGCACCATGAGTCCGTGCCGCTCGACCGCATCGGGCCCTACATCCAGGACGCGCTCGACGCCATCGAATACGCCAACGGCCCGGTGGACTCCGTGTGGGGTTCGCTGCGTGCCAAGAATGGCCACCCCGCGCCGTTCAATCTCCGCATCGTGGAGATCGGCAATGAAAACGGCGGCCCCGACTACGCCGAGCGCTGGCCGCTCTTCGTCAAGGCGATCAAGGCCAAGTATCCCGAGATCACCCTGATCGGAAACTACTGGGCGAGGGGATACCCGAAGGAACCCATGCCCGAGATCATCGATATACACATTTACGACAGCCCCGAAGGTTTCATGCGCAGCGCCACGAAATTCGACGACTACGATCGCAAAGGTCCGAAAGTCTTCATGGGCGAATACGCGGCGACCAAGCGTGCCGGCTTCGGCAACCTCCGCGCCGCGCTCGGTGAGGCCGCCTTCATGACCGGCCTCGAGCGCAACGCCGATGTTGTGACGATGGCCGCCTATGCGCCGCTGTTCACCAACATCAACCACCGGGCCTGGAACCCGAACATCATCAACTTCGATAGCTCCGACTGGTATGGCACCCCGAGCTACTACGTGCAGCAGATGTTCAGCCGCAACGCGGGTCACACAACGCTGCCCGTCAAGGTGAGCAGCGATGAGCTGATCCAAGGCGAGGCGAGTGGTGGGATCGGTGTCGGCACTTGGGATACCCAGGCCGAGTTCAAGGACATCAAAGTGACCGCGCCCGACGGCAAGATTCTGTTCCAGTCGGACTTCGCTAAAAACGGCCTCGCGGGCTGGAAATTCAAGGGTGCCGGCGAGTGGAGCGTGCACGATGGCGTGCTGCGCCAGACGGCCGAGAAACAGAAGGTGCGCGCCCTGATCGGCGACCCGTCCTGGAAGGACTGCACGATCGAGTTGAAAGCGCGAAAACTCGCAGGCCTCGAAGGTTTCATGGTGCTTTTTCAAATCCGTCACGAGGAGGACCGCACGGGTTGGAATCTCGGCGGTTGGGGCAACAAGGCTTATTACGTGGGTCTCGACGACGCGGAGAACCGTCTCGACGGATCGATCGAGACCGGTCGCTGGTATGACCTGAAAGTGGAGCTGAACGGCGACCGCGTCCGTTGCTGGCTCGACGGAAAACTCATCCACGATTTCCGCCGCCCCAAACTGACGACCCAGGCGATCTACGCCAGCGCCACGCGCGACACCGCGACCGGCGAGATCATTCTCAAAGTGGTGAACACCGCCGCGAGCCCGACCGAGACGAGCATCGATCTCGTCGGCATCGCGAAACTCTCCGGCCCAGCCCGCGCCCTCGTGCTTACATCCGAGAGCCCGAATGACGAGAAC of Chthoniobacterales bacterium contains these proteins:
- a CDS encoding alpha-L-arabinofuranosidase C-terminal domain-containing protein, coding for MFQKISLLFALAAAVFTPHAYAAPATIFVQADQSGHAISPLLWGIFFEDINLAADGGLYPELVRNRSFEGSDGLRYWSISGGGEGANAPAIDQSRPLNAFNRSSLRVRQGRGVVLENTGYWGMNLVAGETYTFRIAARGDSDLQGSLKVELRDAADGVVASGNLALNSKGHAWNQYSLKLVPSRTAASGKLRLSLSGNGDVFLDMISLKPKRTWKGHGLRVDLAESMDALKPAFFRFPGGCWVEGDELAGAFQWKNTIGDVASRTTQQNLWDYVSTNGLGYHEYLQLSEDLGAEPVFCINVGMAHHESVPLDRIGPYIQDALDAIEYANGPVDSVWGSLRAKNGHPAPFNLRIVEIGNENGGPDYAERWPLFVKAIKAKYPEITLIGNYWARGYPKEPMPEIIDIHIYDSPEGFMRSATKFDDYDRKGPKVFMGEYAATKRAGFGNLRAALGEAAFMTGLERNADVVTMAAYAPLFTNINHRAWNPNIINFDSSDWYGTPSYYVQQMFSRNAGHTTLPVKVSSDELIQGEASGGIGVGTWDTQAEFKDIKVTAPDGKILFQSDFAKNGLAGWKFKGAGEWSVHDGVLRQTAEKQKVRALIGDPSWKDCTIELKARKLAGLEGFMVLFQIRHEEDRTGWNLGGWGNKAYYVGLDDAENRLDGSIETGRWYDLKVELNGDRVRCWLDGKLIHDFRRPKLTTQAIYASATRDTATGEIILKVVNTAASPTETSIDLVGIAKLSGPARALVLTSESPNDENSLAAPHKIAPRTEEFTLSGTRFTRSFPGNSFTVLRIPVAK